In Cellulomonas sp. Y8, the genomic stretch AGGGCGTGGCCCCACGGCGCCCGTGCCCCGGCGTGCGGTCACGCCCGCCGAGCGCGGTACCTCGCGTCGAGCGCGGTAGCTGGAGCGACCGCGCTCGGCGCGAGCGACCGCGCTCGGCGCGGCCGCGGTCAGCCGTCGGCGGTCGGCGGGCCACGGTCAGCCGTCAGCGGTAGAAGCGCGCCGCGCGGTCGTACAGGTCCAGGACCTCGTCGCGGCGGGCCGCCGTGGGGAACCGGGCCGGCTCCGCGCGGGCGGCGGCCGCGAGGTCCGCGACCCAGCGGGCGAAGAACGCGCGGTGCTCCGCGGCGTCCGGCCCGGGCCCCTCGACGTGCACGGGGCTCGTGTGGGCGAGCCGGATCGTCCGCGGGTCGGGCTGCCGGGCGCGCGCCGCGACCCACCCGGCGCCGCGCAGGTCGAGGACGGTGTCGAGCACCGGCCCGTCGGAGGCGGCGACGACCCGCCCGTCGACGACGAGCTCCACCCGCACGGGCCCGGGCGCCGACCCGCCGGTCGAGCCGCGCGCCGACGACCCTGCCGGTCCGCCCGGCGTCCCGCCCGCCGCCCCGCCCGGCGCCGTCCGGGCCACCGCCCGCACGCGGTGCCGCCCCGCGGGGACCGTCGCGCCCGGACCGACGCCGCCGACGCGAAGCGCGAGCAGCGGTCCGTTCGTCACCACCGACCGCCCGGCCCGCAGCCCGGCGTAGAAGCCGTCGACGGTGAGCGGCCCCGGCGCCTCGACGTAGACCCGGTCGTACCCGGGCTGTGCGGGCAGCACCCCCGACGCCGACCCGGCCGACGCCGGCAGCCGCAGCCCCAGCCCGAGGTACCGGTACCAGAGCCCGAGCTGGTACCGGGCCGCGCCCTCCGGCCCGGGGTGCGCGGCACGGTCGCGCGGTCGGCCCCACGCCTCGTTGGCCAGCATCCCGCCGGGCACGAAGTGGTTGTTCAGCACGCCGACCGCGTCCGGGGCACCGGTCGCCACCAGCACCGGGGCGTCCCACCAGGTCAGCTTCTCCGCGTCGACGAACGCGCCGGCGGCCCGCGCGGCGTCGATCAGGGTGCGCGCGGGCGGGGACCACCAGTCGTCGGCGCCGGTGCCGGGCAGGTCGGGCACGTCGACGCCGTGCAGCAGCACCGCGCCGCCGCCGCGCTCGTCCTCGGTCACGGGCGCGACCGCGTGCCGGTCGCCGTCGACGGTCAGCGCGGCCCGCGGCACCCCGCCGGCCCCTGTCGGCCGGCCGCCGACGGTCGCCGGCGCCTGCTCGTTCCACCGCGTGACGAACGCCCCCACGTGCAGGTCCTCCGCCCGCAGCACGGCCGCGGCGTCGGCGAGCGGCCGGTGCACGTGCAGGTCGCCCGACCACCACCCGTCGGCGGCCAGGTCGGCCCACCGCTCCGGCACGCACGCGACCCGCGCCCCGCCCGTCCTGACGTCGACGACCCGCTCGACGCGCCGGTGCTCCGGCCCGCGCTCGACGACCACGGAGCACGTCCCGCGCGGCACGGGCACCTCGGCGGCTCCGTCGACGAGGAAGTGGGCGGTGTACCCGGGCTCGATCGCGGAGCCGTCCGTCGGGTCGAGGTCCATCCCGAGCACGCCCGGGCGGTCGCTCGCCGTCCGGTCCCGGACGGCGTCCTCGGGCGCGTGCCACGCCCCGTCCGGCCCGTGCACGGTCACCCGCGCGGGCCTGCCGGTCTCGATGATCAGCGTCGGCACGCGTCGACCGTAGCGAGCGCCCCGGGGCGTCCCGCAACATCGCCGTGACCAGAAGTTCACCGGATGATGAGCGCGTGCAGCGCTCGTTCCCAGGCCGTTCCCAGGATGCGTGCCTAGCGTCGTCTGTCACACCCAATGTGATCGGATTCAACCAAGGGGTCCCGGGGGCCGGGACCAGGGGAGGACGACCCATGGCGCACACCACCCGACGCCGCACGCTCGGCCTGATGTCCGGCCTGTCCGTCCTCGTGGCGCTGGCCGCCTGCAGCAACGCGGACGCGGCCACCGAGGACGACGCGCAGTCGTCCGGCAGCACCCAGTCCGACGCCGGCTCCGGCAGCACCGCCGACGGGACGGCCGGCGCCGGCACCGACGGCACGGCCGGCTCGTCGTCCGGCGGGTTCGCCGACGGCACCTACACGGCCGAGGGCTCGTACTCGACGCCCGGCGGCGAGGAGTCGATCTCGGTCGACCTGACCGTCGCCGACGGCGTCGTGACCGACGTGACCGTCACCCCGGAGGCGAGCGGCGGCAACGCGGCCCGGTTCCAGGACGAGTTCGCCTCGGGCATCTCCGACGAGGTCGTGGGCCAGGAGCTCGCCGGGCTGTCGGTCGACAAGGTGTCCGGCTCGTCGCTGACCGGCGACGGGTTCAACGCGGCGCTCGACCAGATCCGGGCCGATGCCGCGGCCTGAGGCCACCGCGGCCTTCGACGCCATCGGCACCCGCTGGACGATCGACAGCGCGGAGCCGCTGCCGGAGCCCGTCCTGCGCGCCGTGCGGGAGCGGATCGACCGGTTCGACCGGGACTGGTCCCGGTTCCGCGACGACTCCTGGGTGGCGGAGGTCGCCCGCGGCGGTCCCGGCGCGTACCGGCTGCCCGACGACGCCGGGCCGCTGCTGGACGCCTACGACGCGGCGGCGCGGGCCACGGACGGCGCGGTCAGCGCGCTGGTCGGGCGCGCGCTGGAGGGGCTCGGCTACGACGCGGCGTACACGCTACGCCCGCGCCGGGACGCCGAGGGCGCCCTGCTCACGGCCCCGGCACCCGACTGGCGAGCCGCGGCCCGGCGGGACGGCGCGACGCTCACGCTGGACGAGCCCGCGCTCATCGACGTCGGCGCGGGCGGCAAGGGCTACCTGGTCGACCTGGTCTCGGGCGTGCTCGCGGCCCACGGGGTCGGGGAGCACGTGGTGGACGCGGGCGGGGACCTGCGCGTCGCCGGCCTGGGCGCCGCGACCGGAGCCCTGACCGTCGCGCTCGAGGACCCCCGGGACACCGGCCGCGCCGTCGGCGTGCTCCGGCTGTCCGAGGGCGCCCTGTGCGGGTCGGCGACCAACCGGCGCGCCTGGGGCGAGGGCCTGCACCACGTCGTCGACGCCCGCACCGGCGCGCCGACCGCGGACGTGCTGGCCACCTGGGCGGTCGGCGGCTCGGCCCTGACCGCCGACGTCGCCGCGACCGCCCTGTTCTTCGCCGACCCGGACCTGGTCGCGTCCCGGTTCGGCGTTCGCTACGTGGTGCTGCGCGCCGACGGGAGCCTGCGCTGGTCCCTCGGCCTGGACGGGGAGGTGTTCGCGTGAGCGCGTTCGCGGGGCTGGACGAGCGGCTGGGCCGCGTGACGATGTACCGGCTGCTGACGCTGGGGCTGTCCGCCCTGGCGGTCGTGGCGCTGGTGCTGGCGGCGACGGACCGGATCTTCCTCGACCCCGGGGCGATGGTGGTGAGCGCGGCGGTGGCCGTGGCCGCGTCGGTCGCGAGCGCGTGGGGCGCCGCGTTGGCGTTCCGCACGCGCCCGCACACCGAGTCGGCGATCATCACCGGCCTGATCCTGTTCTTCCTGTTCTGGCCGACCCTCGACGCCCGGTACCTCGGCACGCTGGCCCTGGCCGCCCTGCTGGCGAACGCGTCCAAGTACGTCCTGGCCTGGCGCGGCCGGCACCTGCTCAACCCCGCGGCCGTCGGCGCGCTGCTGGTCGGCCTCACGGGCTGGGACGCGACGACGTGGTGGGTCGCGGACCGCTGGCTGCTCGTGCCGGTGGCGCTGCTGACCCTCGTGGTCGTGGTCCGGACCCGGCGGTACGCGCTCGTCGGTACGTTCGTCGCCGTGGCGGTGCTGGCCGTCGCGGTGCGGCTGGTCGCCGAGGGCTCCGCCCCCGGGTCCGCGGTGTCGACCGCCCTGGTGTCGTACCCGATCCTGTTCCTCGGCGGCGTCATGCTGACCGAGCCGCTGACCCTGCCGCCGCGCCGGTGGCAGCAGCTGGTCGAGGCGGTCGTCGTCGGCGCGCTGATGGCTGTGTCGTACCACGTCGGCCCGCTGTACAGCACGCCCGAGGCGGCGCTGGTCGTGGGCAACCTCATCGGGTTCGCCTGGGGGCAGCGCGGGGCCGTGCGACTCACGCTGACCCGGTCGACCCGGCTCACCCCGCGCACCGTCGAGCTCGCGTTCCGCGCCGACCGCCCCGTGCGGTTCCGGCCCGGCCAGTACGTCGAGCTGACCGTCCCGCACGCCCGGCCGGACAGCCGCGGCACCCGGCGGGTGTTCAGCGTGTCCTCCGCGCCGTCCGCGGACGAGCTGACCGTGGCGCTGACCGTCCCGGAGAAGGCGAGCACGTTCAAGCGGGCGCTCGGCGCCCTGCCGGTCGGGTCCCGGGTCCGGGCGACCGGCCTGGGCGGCGACTTCGTCCTGCCCGACGACGCGGCGCGGCCCCTGCTGCTCGTGGCGGGCGGCATCGGGATCACGCCGTTCGCGTCCCAGCTCGCGGCGCTGGCGGCCGCGGGGGAGCGGCGCGACGTGGTGCTGGTGCACGGGGTCACCGACCACGCGGACCTGGCCTACGCCGACGCGGCCCGGGCCGCTGGCGCGCGGGTGCTGGTGCTGTCCCCGACGCCGGACCTCGACAGCCTGCCGGCCGGGGCGGTGCACCTCGGCGAGGCCCGGCTGAGCGCCGAGCTGCTGACCGAGGCGGTGCCGGACCTGGACCAGCGGGACGCGTACGTCTCGGGGCCGCCGGCGATGGTCGACGGCACCCGGGCGCTGCTGCGGCGCGCCGGGGCGCGGCGGGTGCGGACGGACGCGTTCAGCGGGTACTGAGCTGCGTGAGGCGCGAGACGACAGGTCGGCAAGTCACGAGTGCTCGGCGCGCCGGATGAGTCCGTGAACCGTGACCAGGCCGGTGAGCGCTTCGACTGCGTTCGCGAGCTGCTCGGTCACGTACTTCACCTCGAGCGTGATCTCGGGCTGCCCATCGGGGCGGGTGTTCTCCCCGAACGCGGAGAGGAACTCGTCAGGAACCCGCTGGTACATCGACCGCGCGGCGCGCAGCGCGGAGCGGGTCCACCGGCATCGAACACCCTCCACACCCGTTGTCGCGCGCAGTGCCGCGACGGGCGGGGTCTCATCGAACACGCACACCACGATGCGGCGCGTCGGCGTGCACTCGACGCGCCACGTCGCCAAGTGGCCGGACGCCGCGAGGTGATCCACCGCGGTACGGACCCGATCCGGCACGCCGGGCGTCGTCGTCCCGATCGGTGTGGGATCAGGCGCAGCGGGCGAGTCGGACGCCGTGACCTCGCGGACCGCAATCCGATGCCCATCCCACAGGCCACGGACGTCGACCAGCTCCCCTTGTAGCCGTTCAGGCGTCGGCGGGGCGGTGCGAACCGCCCAGGGCAGGTCGAGGGTCGGGACGGGCTCCTACTGGGCGCCCTCTCGCCGCAGCACGAGCCCGTGTCCGTCTGGAGTGGTCAGCGGCCATCCCGAGGTGGTGACGAGGGTCCCGGGGATGACGTACACAGCTGCTCCTCGCTCCGGATCAGTAGTTCGTGCCGACCATGACCAGCCAGTAGTACGAGACCGGGCACGTGAGCGTGGCCCGACGCTCGCACTCCCAGCGGGTGATGTCCGGCCGCACGCTCTTCAGGTAGCTCTTGCGGCTCTCGCAGTTCGCAGCCGACGTGATCGTGAAGCTGTCCTATGGGGTCCAGGTCACCACCTGCGGCGGGACGTGCGCCGGCCATGACGAGGAGCAGGGCGAGCGCGAAGCCCGCCATGGCGATCTTGCTGCGCCGGCTCGAACGGATCAGAGATCGCGGATCTCATCTGTGTTGCCCCCTCAGCCCGAGGCGTGTGCGGACCTCATGCCCACGATCAACGCCCCCGACGGTCCCGGCTGCCGTCTCGTGTCCGAGGCTCTCGAACCCGCATGTGTGGGCCTCCTCTGGTGACGTCTGCTCGAGCCCGCGCTCTGCCCTCGGACGCATCATGCCCCTCCACCCGCGCGGTCGGCGCAGGCCGCTCACGACCCGGGCTGACGCCTCGCGCTTCGGACAGAAGTCCCCTTGTGGTCGCGAGATAGGTCACACGCGTTTCACCCGTAGATTGCTCCCGCGAGGAGCAGGCTGCATTCGGGCCTCACGAACGTCGCGAGGTCGAGAAGGGGGCTTTCCCATGACTCACGAAGGCCGGCGACGCCCACGCGCCGCTGCCGCACTTCTGCTGGCGACCTCGGCCTGTCTCCTCATCGGTGTCGCGGTCCCGGCGCTCAGGGCGTACCTCATCATCGCGGCGATTCTTTTCGCGGCCGGCGCTGTCGTGTCGGCGTGGCGCCATCGCAGCACTGATGTGCGCAAGTCTGGCGCGGCGCGTGTGACGGTGACCGCGCTCGCGCTCGCGCTGACTGCGACCGCGCTGGGGTCAGCGCACTGGACGAACAGCTCGACCACGTTCGAGGCTGCGGCGACCGGCGTCGCGGCGCCGACGAGGGCCCTCCAGACCGTGAGTGCCGCGGTCCCGGAGACGCAGGTGCTGGACGTCGACGAGCTGACCACCGACAGCCGGCTGCGTCCGGTCGTGCAGAAGGCGGCTGACGTGCAGCCCGTGAGCGACAGGGCGAGCGACAGCCGGATCGAGCTCGCCCAGGGGCTCGGGTACGAGCCTCAGAGCGGTCTGACCCTGGACTGGGCGAACGCCGTCGCGCAGGACCTCGACGGCATCGAGGCCGTCACGGTGCCCCTCAGCGGCACAGACCTGCCGATGACGACGAAGGTCGCGTTCATGGCGACCGAGCAGGGCATGGGGATCGTCGAGATGGCCTCGTCGATGATCGACCCCGAGTCCGCCGGGATGAAGATCTGGCAGGACGGGACGCTCGTCAAGGACGTCGTCGTCACCACCTCGGACGAGGCGGAGTCCGATGGCACGTTCCACACGGTCGGATGGAGCATCAACAAGTTCAAGAAGTGCCTGAGCGACGCCGGGCTCGTCGGCGTGACGATCGGCCTGATCGCCGCGGCGTGCGGCGTCGTCTGCGCCGCCACCGCCGGAGCCGGGTGCCTCATCTGCGCCGCGGGCATCCTGGGCGGGAACGTCGGCATGGTGGGGACCTGCGCCGTCAAGGCCCGCACCTGACCGAGCGTTCCGCGAGCGTCGAGTGCCCCGTCCCTCCCCGGAACGGGGCACTCGTGCGTCCGGGCGCAAGTCGGCGATCTGGCTCAGTGGGCTCGCTCGCGCGCGGAGGGGCGAGGCCGGGCCCGCGCCGGCGGTGCGGCGGGTCGCGCCCGCTCAGCCCGCCCGGTGCGCCACCGCGTCGAGCTGGAACCGCAGCCGCTCGTGCGCGAATGCCGTCTGGATCGACTTCCGCGCCGGGTAGCCCGCCACGAGCCGCTCGCGGAACACCGCCTCCATCGCCGGGATCTCCCAGATGTCCGCGAACAGCGCGTCGACCTGCACCACGTCGGCGAGCGACAGGCCGAGCGTGGCCAGCCGGGCCTCCAGGGTGTCGAGGGCGCCGTGCACCTGCTCGGTCGTCGTGCCGGTCGTGCTGCCGACGCAGGAGGAGACGAACACGAGGCCGCCGGCCTCGACCATCCCGGCGTGCGCCCAGCCCTCGTGGATCTCGTGCCGGGTGATCGCGTCCATGGGAGTCGACGCTACGCACGGGCCCGGGGGACGGCGCGGGCCGAACGGCCCGGACCGCCCGCTCATCCGCGCGGGGTGACGCGCCCGCGCGCACCGCGCGGAGCCTGGGACCCGGCGTCGGTGCCGGCGCCGCCGGCAACCTCAGGGGGAGGGCCCGACATGTCGCCGAGCCAGGAAGGACCGGAGGGCGAGTTCCGCTCCTCCGACGACGTGCGCACCGCGTTCATCTCCGGCAACAACTTCCGCGCCCAGGTCGTCCGCTACGTCGACATCGACGGGGACGCGATCTTCGAGGGCGACA encodes the following:
- a CDS encoding CehA/McbA family metallohydrolase, translated to MPTLIIETGRPARVTVHGPDGAWHAPEDAVRDRTASDRPGVLGMDLDPTDGSAIEPGYTAHFLVDGAAEVPVPRGTCSVVVERGPEHRRVERVVDVRTGGARVACVPERWADLAADGWWSGDLHVHRPLADAAAVLRAEDLHVGAFVTRWNEQAPATVGGRPTGAGGVPRAALTVDGDRHAVAPVTEDERGGGAVLLHGVDVPDLPGTGADDWWSPPARTLIDAARAAGAFVDAEKLTWWDAPVLVATGAPDAVGVLNNHFVPGGMLANEAWGRPRDRAAHPGPEGAARYQLGLWYRYLGLGLRLPASAGSASGVLPAQPGYDRVYVEAPGPLTVDGFYAGLRAGRSVVTNGPLLALRVGGVGPGATVPAGRHRVRAVARTAPGGAAGGTPGGPAGSSARGSTGGSAPGPVRVELVVDGRVVAASDGPVLDTVLDLRGAGWVAARARQPDPRTIRLAHTSPVHVEGPGPDAAEHRAFFARWVADLAAAARAEPARFPTAARRDEVLDLYDRAARFYR
- a CDS encoding FMN-binding protein, whose protein sequence is MAHTTRRRTLGLMSGLSVLVALAACSNADAATEDDAQSSGSTQSDAGSGSTADGTAGAGTDGTAGSSSGGFADGTYTAEGSYSTPGGEESISVDLTVADGVVTDVTVTPEASGGNAARFQDEFASGISDEVVGQELAGLSVDKVSGSSLTGDGFNAALDQIRADAAA
- a CDS encoding FAD:protein FMN transferase — protein: MPRPEATAAFDAIGTRWTIDSAEPLPEPVLRAVRERIDRFDRDWSRFRDDSWVAEVARGGPGAYRLPDDAGPLLDAYDAAARATDGAVSALVGRALEGLGYDAAYTLRPRRDAEGALLTAPAPDWRAAARRDGATLTLDEPALIDVGAGGKGYLVDLVSGVLAAHGVGEHVVDAGGDLRVAGLGAATGALTVALEDPRDTGRAVGVLRLSEGALCGSATNRRAWGEGLHHVVDARTGAPTADVLATWAVGGSALTADVAATALFFADPDLVASRFGVRYVVLRADGSLRWSLGLDGEVFA
- a CDS encoding FAD-dependent oxidoreductase, translating into MSAFAGLDERLGRVTMYRLLTLGLSALAVVALVLAATDRIFLDPGAMVVSAAVAVAASVASAWGAALAFRTRPHTESAIITGLILFFLFWPTLDARYLGTLALAALLANASKYVLAWRGRHLLNPAAVGALLVGLTGWDATTWWVADRWLLVPVALLTLVVVVRTRRYALVGTFVAVAVLAVAVRLVAEGSAPGSAVSTALVSYPILFLGGVMLTEPLTLPPRRWQQLVEAVVVGALMAVSYHVGPLYSTPEAALVVGNLIGFAWGQRGAVRLTLTRSTRLTPRTVELAFRADRPVRFRPGQYVELTVPHARPDSRGTRRVFSVSSAPSADELTVALTVPEKASTFKRALGALPVGSRVRATGLGGDFVLPDDAARPLLLVAGGIGITPFASQLAALAAAGERRDVVLVHGVTDHADLAYADAARAAGARVLVLSPTPDLDSLPAGAVHLGEARLSAELLTEAVPDLDQRDAYVSGPPAMVDGTRALLRRAGARRVRTDAFSGY
- a CDS encoding RidA family protein, with the translated sequence MDAITRHEIHEGWAHAGMVEAGGLVFVSSCVGSTTGTTTEQVHGALDTLEARLATLGLSLADVVQVDALFADIWEIPAMEAVFRERLVAGYPARKSIQTAFAHERLRFQLDAVAHRAG